The Breoghania sp. genome has a segment encoding these proteins:
- a CDS encoding ATP-binding protein, which produces MARAYTGNATGRRFGFFPSKWKAGNARSPKTTLTGHIRLLARPAYARLISTEGILRRAIPVLSLLFVASLACYRAVEISSEHAATEARARDQLSMIATTLAARLSSSEENLPQVGYQAALRNALSEALPPRATSFGRQILVTDPEGTVVASQPPRPDLEQRSLISLLGPNQPLTTFGARAGVMEVAEADNETVLATVHHLDSKLGMVAVVQKIDDIFASWRSSLHATVTLFVGTSSVLIVLIYAFYSQAARAEQADEIYEAARTRIDTALNRGRCGLFDWDLGRGRMFWSESMYEILGQPPSDELVGFADWAELMHPEDGDLYEIASELLETGETTLDRMFRMRHADGSWIWARARAEVVQEPGSASPHLIGIVVDVTEQRQLEESSRTADLRLRDAIETISEAFVLWDSANELVMCNTNYMELHNLPSARVHAGMPYSDVMEHARQPVVTSHIKPADGVPAGSRFYEAQLEDGRWLQISERRTKDGGYVSVGTDITARKLHEEKLMDSERRLMATVADLRQSRQKLEYQAQQLVELAEKYAEEKTRAEDANRAKSEFLANMSHELRTPLNAIIGFSEIMVGGMFGELGSEKYGDYCRDIHKSGTHLLGVINDILDMSKIEAGRLDLSFDTVELDSFIEETVRVIQPEADAKEIGVRCEVSEGLSVNADTKAIRQILLNLMSNAVKFTPNGGEMTVKAQSSGKSYVAISITDTGIGIAEKDIARLASPFVQVENQFTKSHQGSGLGLAIARSLVDLHDGTMEIKSRVGKGTTVTVTLPMTQQKNGVLPAADQTVAAKTAQKHRRSA; this is translated from the coding sequence ATGGCGCGGGCCTATACAGGCAACGCGACAGGGCGTCGCTTTGGCTTTTTTCCAAGCAAATGGAAAGCCGGTAACGCTCGTTCGCCCAAGACGACACTAACCGGCCACATCCGGTTACTGGCCCGTCCTGCCTATGCTCGCCTTATCTCCACCGAAGGCATCCTTCGTCGCGCCATTCCGGTGCTGAGCCTTCTTTTCGTGGCTTCTCTTGCCTGCTATCGCGCGGTAGAAATCTCCTCCGAGCATGCGGCAACCGAGGCGCGGGCCCGCGATCAGCTTTCCATGATTGCAACCACGCTCGCCGCCCGCCTTTCCTCCTCCGAAGAAAACCTCCCGCAAGTCGGCTATCAGGCTGCGCTGCGCAATGCTCTTTCCGAGGCACTGCCGCCGCGCGCCACGAGCTTCGGACGCCAGATCCTTGTGACGGACCCGGAAGGCACCGTCGTCGCCTCACAGCCCCCGCGCCCGGACCTAGAGCAACGATCGCTCATCTCCCTTCTCGGACCGAACCAGCCGCTGACCACCTTTGGCGCGCGCGCAGGGGTCATGGAAGTCGCGGAAGCCGACAACGAAACGGTGCTGGCGACCGTCCACCATCTCGATAGCAAGCTCGGCATGGTCGCCGTGGTACAGAAGATCGACGACATCTTCGCCAGCTGGCGCTCTTCGCTCCACGCTACTGTGACGCTTTTCGTGGGCACGTCCTCCGTCCTCATAGTTCTCATCTACGCCTTCTACAGCCAGGCTGCGCGGGCAGAGCAGGCCGATGAGATTTATGAGGCAGCGCGCACCCGTATCGACACGGCCCTCAATCGCGGCCGGTGTGGCCTGTTCGATTGGGATCTCGGGCGTGGACGGATGTTCTGGTCGGAGAGCATGTACGAGATCCTCGGCCAGCCCCCCAGCGATGAACTCGTCGGCTTTGCCGACTGGGCCGAGCTCATGCACCCGGAGGACGGCGACCTTTACGAAATCGCATCGGAGCTTTTGGAAACCGGCGAAACCACGCTTGATCGCATGTTCCGCATGCGCCATGCCGACGGATCATGGATCTGGGCGCGGGCGCGCGCGGAAGTCGTGCAGGAGCCGGGTTCAGCCTCCCCGCACCTGATCGGCATCGTGGTCGATGTGACCGAACAGCGCCAGCTTGAGGAATCCTCTCGCACGGCCGACCTGCGCCTTCGCGATGCCATCGAGACCATCTCCGAAGCCTTCGTTCTTTGGGATTCCGCCAACGAGCTGGTCATGTGCAACACCAACTACATGGAGCTGCACAACCTGCCATCGGCCCGCGTTCACGCCGGCATGCCCTATTCGGATGTGATGGAACATGCCCGCCAGCCGGTCGTCACCTCGCATATCAAGCCCGCCGACGGCGTCCCCGCCGGCTCGCGCTTCTACGAAGCCCAGCTTGAGGACGGTCGCTGGCTCCAGATTTCCGAACGCCGCACCAAGGATGGCGGCTACGTGTCGGTCGGCACTGACATCACCGCGCGCAAGCTGCACGAAGAAAAACTGATGGACAGCGAGCGCCGCCTGATGGCCACCGTCGCAGACCTGCGCCAGTCCCGCCAGAAGCTGGAATATCAGGCGCAGCAGCTCGTCGAGCTTGCCGAGAAATACGCCGAGGAAAAGACGCGGGCCGAAGACGCGAACCGCGCAAAGTCCGAGTTCCTGGCCAATATGAGCCACGAGTTGCGCACCCCGCTCAACGCGATCATCGGGTTCTCGGAGATCATGGTCGGCGGCATGTTCGGCGAACTGGGCTCGGAGAAATACGGCGACTACTGCCGCGACATCCACAAATCCGGCACGCATCTGCTGGGCGTCATCAACGATATTCTCGACATGTCCAAGATCGAGGCCGGTCGGCTGGATCTTTCCTTCGATACGGTTGAACTCGACAGCTTTATCGAGGAGACGGTGCGTGTCATCCAGCCGGAGGCGGACGCCAAGGAAATCGGGGTGCGCTGCGAGGTTTCGGAAGGCCTTTCGGTCAACGCCGATACCAAGGCGATCCGCCAGATCCTGCTGAACCTGATGTCCAACGCCGTGAAATTCACGCCAAATGGCGGCGAGATGACCGTCAAGGCGCAGTCCAGCGGCAAGAGCTATGTGGCGATTTCGATCACCGATACCGGCATCGGCATCGCGGAGAAGGATATCGCCCGCCTCGCCAGCCCCTTCGTGCAGGTTGAAAACCAGTTCACCAAGAGCCATCAGGGCTCGGGCCTCGGGCTTGCCATCGCCCGCTCGCTGGTGGACCTCCATGACGGCACCATGGAGATCAAGTCCCGCGTCGGAAAGGGCACGACAGTGACGGTCACCCTGCCCATGACGCAGCAGAAGAACGGCGTTCTTCCCGCCGCGGACCAGACGGTGGCTGCAAAGACCGCGCAGAAGCATCGCCGCTCCGCCTGA